In Papaver somniferum cultivar HN1 chromosome 1, ASM357369v1, whole genome shotgun sequence, a genomic segment contains:
- the LOC113357263 gene encoding protein MAINTENANCE OF MERISTEMS-like: MLPPLRGGKLRGEPRDGGKVLFGYPGSWAHCISETIDHKDVALLFRHQSSFKKMELWLIEGECARVRDLVENSGLYNAVLNSVIAYDKVAVSSFCERYHAEVDTFQLPFGEMAITPDDAKQILGLQVERKSTGEKFKRMPSWEDIYTWTKNLFGWDSEKINGLFEKGPKYPKKEFKLVDIRNMFSGTEKNMECRYAAAGYLLYVLASVIFPDSRGNRVSANLLQILDPLEDVSKYSWGTAIIAHLNGQLSQGSRKLTSQINGNLALIMVLD; encoded by the exons CTTAGAGGAGAACCTAGAGATGGGggcaaagttctatttggatatcctGGATCGTGGGCTCATTGCATTAGTGAGACAATC GATCATAAGGATGTCGCACTTCTTTTCCGGCACCAATCTTCTTTCAAGAAAATGGAGTTGTGGCTGATAgaaggtgaatgtgcaagagttagagatttggttgaaaaCTCAGGTTTGTACAATGCCGTTCTGAACTCTGTGATTGCGTATGACAAGGTCGCAGTATCTAGTTTCTGTGAAAGGTATCACGCTGAAGTCGACACATTCCAActtccttttggtgagatggcgataactcctgATGACGCAAAACAGATATTAGGGTTGCAGGTCGAAAGAAAATCAACCGGTGAGAAGTTCAAGAGAATGCCTAGTTGGGAAGACATCTATACATGGACCAAGAACTTGTTTGGCTGGGATTCCGAGAAGATTAATGGGCTTTTCGAGAAGGGACCTAAGTACCCtaagaaagagttcaaacttgTAGATATTAGGAACATGTTTTCTGGGACAGAAAAGAATATGGAATGTCGCTATGCGGCGGCTGGGTatttgttgtatgtccttgcGTCGGTTATATTTCCTGACAGCAGAGGTAACCGGGTGAGCGCCAACCTTCTTCAGATTTTGGATCCCTTGGAAGATGTGAGCAAGTACTCTTGGGGGACTGCCATAATTGCACACCTGAATGGTCAGCTTTCTCAGGGATCTCGCAAACTAACTTCTCAAATTAATGGGAATTTGGCTCTAATCATGGTATTGGATTGA